One window from the genome of Saccharicrinis carchari encodes:
- a CDS encoding Dps family protein: MKNLVGIDKKKAEKLAVELNILLADYEIFYQNLRGFHWNIKGRDFFELHDKFEELYNDAFVKIDEIAERILTLEGEPLHTYTDYLKTAEIPEAKSIKDGTKCIEIVVKNFSTLITKERLILSLATDADDEGTVALMSDYIAETEKTLWMLNSYLK; encoded by the coding sequence ATGAAGAATTTAGTAGGAATAGATAAAAAAAAGGCGGAAAAATTAGCTGTTGAATTGAATATTTTATTAGCAGATTATGAAATCTTTTATCAAAATTTACGCGGGTTTCATTGGAATATAAAAGGAAGGGATTTTTTTGAATTACACGATAAGTTTGAAGAATTATACAATGATGCTTTTGTAAAAATAGATGAAATAGCAGAACGTATTTTAACACTCGAGGGCGAACCTTTGCACACTTATACCGACTATCTTAAAACAGCGGAAATTCCAGAAGCAAAAAGCATCAAAGATGGAACCAAATGTATAGAAATTGTCGTAAAAAACTTTTCTACTTTAATAACAAAAGAACGACTCATTCTATCCCTGGCAACCGATGCAGATGACGAAGGTACGGTAGCTTTGATGAGTGACTACATTGCCGAAACTGAAAAAACGCTTTGGATGCTTAACTCTTATTTAAAATAA
- a CDS encoding MFS transporter codes for MSEQNTTVTAKNYFPWGIMILMSSVTFVGILSELMPSGVLPIMMQELHLSEIQGGNLVGYYALASAIFSIPLISATMHYNRKVLLLLLLGGFAVSNVIVALVSSYFVIISMRVVGGICAGIMWPMIAAYGMRLVAPEQYGKAVAVIMAGTTLGISLGMPLMTWIGDNYGWRTEFVVIGLIIVGIAVLSMIFLPSLKGEKLTQDTSPFAMLKIKAVLMVLLFTLLGVAAHYGVYVYIASLVESMQMAGGIEIALVMFGIGSLLSVLIAIKYTDEYLQLLTILMFALLIIAMAIFLVFGGSIGIAHFGFFLWGVSFGPLVALFQTAVGRQVEKAKDIATSIQSCTFNLSIMIAASVCGILLTKYLVMSLPVFAIALAVPGLILAFVAKKTLS; via the coding sequence ATGAGTGAACAAAATACTACAGTAACAGCAAAAAATTATTTTCCCTGGGGAATTATGATTTTAATGTCATCGGTAACTTTTGTTGGTATACTTTCGGAATTAATGCCGTCAGGAGTGCTTCCGATTATGATGCAGGAATTGCACTTAAGCGAAATTCAAGGCGGTAATCTTGTTGGATATTATGCTTTGGCATCAGCCATTTTTTCTATTCCGCTTATTTCGGCAACTATGCATTATAACCGTAAGGTATTATTGCTTTTGCTTTTGGGCGGATTTGCAGTTTCTAATGTTATTGTTGCCTTAGTTAGTAGTTACTTTGTAATTATTTCAATGCGTGTTGTGGGTGGTATTTGTGCCGGGATAATGTGGCCCATGATTGCCGCCTATGGAATGCGTTTGGTAGCCCCAGAACAATACGGGAAGGCCGTTGCAGTTATAATGGCAGGAACTACTTTAGGCATTAGCTTAGGCATGCCCTTAATGACATGGATTGGGGATAATTATGGTTGGAGGACTGAATTTGTAGTTATTGGCTTAATCATTGTTGGAATTGCTGTTTTAAGTATGATTTTTCTACCCTCGCTTAAGGGAGAGAAATTAACGCAAGACACATCTCCATTTGCCATGTTAAAAATAAAAGCGGTGCTAATGGTATTGCTTTTCACGCTTCTGGGCGTTGCTGCGCATTATGGCGTATATGTATATATTGCAAGCTTAGTTGAATCGATGCAAATGGCAGGAGGTATTGAAATAGCTTTGGTGATGTTTGGTATAGGTTCTTTACTTTCTGTTTTAATAGCGATTAAATATACCGACGAGTATTTGCAATTGCTAACCATTTTAATGTTTGCACTGTTAATTATTGCCATGGCTATTTTCCTTGTTTTTGGTGGTTCTATTGGCATAGCTCATTTTGGATTTTTCCTTTGGGGTGTTTCATTCGGGCCTTTAGTTGCCCTGTTTCAAACTGCTGTTGGACGTCAAGTAGAGAAGGCAAAGGATATAGCCACATCTATTCAATCGTGTACTTTTAACCTTTCTATCATGATTGCAGCTTCCGTTTGTGGAATTTTGCTTACCAAATACCTGGTTATGAGCCTTCCTGTTTTCGCCATAGCATTAGCTGTTCCGGGGCTTATATTAGCATTTGTTGCTAAAAAAACACTAAGTTAA
- a CDS encoding T9SS type A sorting domain-containing protein, producing the protein MRKIYFLIVMTLMSFGVYAQNVVNDGDMSNATAWNINNIVNDPGKETTVSFNNSVMTISATNGGGNAGTNVMVWQTVQLEAGVEYQLNARIKGNLPVEAFWCQWFVHKSVPVDGEDYLQENDAIVQVNTWQGCASGYNMDTYLQSWPCADFKTIQFAEGGAYTLGVKVGIWNGGVLSYQVELDDFSLTPSATGIKTRNAANIQLYPNPAKTELGINTPTSIKSVSILNLTGQEVLRANKVEGKISVASLPSGIYVIQITNVNNEKSVLKFVKE; encoded by the coding sequence ATGAGAAAAATTTACTTTTTAATCGTTATGACACTTATGTCGTTTGGTGTATATGCACAAAATGTTGTTAATGATGGCGACATGAGCAATGCGACTGCATGGAATATTAATAATATTGTTAATGATCCGGGGAAAGAGACTACCGTATCATTCAACAATTCAGTTATGACCATCTCAGCCACCAACGGTGGCGGTAATGCAGGTACCAATGTTATGGTATGGCAAACAGTACAATTAGAAGCGGGCGTAGAATACCAACTAAATGCACGTATTAAAGGCAATTTACCCGTTGAGGCCTTTTGGTGCCAGTGGTTTGTACATAAGAGTGTACCGGTAGATGGTGAGGACTACCTGCAGGAAAACGACGCTATAGTGCAGGTAAATACATGGCAAGGCTGCGCCAGCGGTTACAACATGGACACATACCTTCAATCATGGCCATGCGCAGATTTCAAGACGATTCAATTTGCTGAAGGCGGAGCCTATACTTTAGGAGTAAAAGTAGGTATATGGAATGGTGGCGTTTTATCGTATCAGGTTGAACTGGATGACTTTAGCCTTACCCCAAGTGCCACAGGAATCAAAACACGCAATGCAGCCAACATTCAGTTGTATCCAAATCCTGCTAAAACTGAATTAGGAATCAACACCCCGACATCTATTAAAAGTGTTTCGATATTAAACCTTACCGGACAGGAAGTACTTAGAGCAAACAAGGTAGAAGGTAAAATTTCTGTTGCTTCCCTCCCATCAGGAATATACGTGATTCAAATAACTAATGTTAATAACGAAAAATCCGTATTGAAATTTGTTAAGGAATAA
- a CDS encoding cellulase family glycosylhydrolase — protein sequence MKKTLLIAFGIFLLAFSACNEHLIVEEMEADTSVEMLKSGGAITSADFLKTNGTFIRNNYGNGSNVYLRGTNAGGWLVQEEWMCATNAPDQKTMMNTFESRFGKSARNNLISIYENNYWTSQDFDNCANMGMTAIRLPFTYMNLMKDDWSDIKTGGWDRLDWFIENCRIRGMYVILDLHGAFGSQNGMDHSGEVNDGYQFYWNDYHKSMTKWLWWQIANRYKGNPTVAAYDILNEPGIKGGLTTSLQWDFYDEVYDVIRSVDSDHIIIMESCWDAAQLPHPNVYGWTNVVYEYHYYPWDYVNDYNGQVNFVNSKINDIANAGYNVPTYVGEFNCFGLANAWEYTLNAYNNEGWHYTSWTYKALGNNTSWGIYNHNPSRVDIYNNSKKTIRNKWRKVGASNSWRNNTVYDAMVEGLKGTAVPNGEYYFKGVSTNKIISADNGGNDPLVANRSSYGGAWETFTVVHNSDGTISLKSEANGKYVCAVHDEDNRLIARSSGIGAWEKFYIEKITSTQFALKSSYNNKYVTINQEASNVLYATADAVNLWEVMYIYNTDGTQIMD from the coding sequence ATGAAAAAAACACTACTAATTGCATTTGGAATTTTCCTTTTGGCATTTTCAGCGTGCAATGAGCATTTAATTGTTGAGGAAATGGAAGCAGATACGTCTGTGGAAATGCTTAAGAGCGGGGGGGCTATTACTTCTGCTGACTTTTTAAAGACCAACGGAACATTTATTAGAAACAATTATGGTAATGGCTCAAATGTTTATTTGAGAGGAACCAATGCAGGAGGATGGCTTGTACAGGAAGAATGGATGTGTGCAACCAACGCTCCGGATCAGAAAACTATGATGAATACGTTTGAATCAAGATTTGGTAAAAGCGCGCGTAATAATTTGATTAGTATTTATGAAAATAATTACTGGACCAGTCAGGATTTCGATAATTGCGCCAATATGGGGATGACCGCTATCCGACTACCCTTTACCTATATGAACCTGATGAAAGACGATTGGTCTGATATCAAGACGGGTGGCTGGGACCGACTGGATTGGTTTATTGAGAATTGTCGTATACGTGGTATGTATGTCATTCTTGATCTTCATGGTGCTTTTGGTTCGCAAAACGGAATGGATCATTCAGGTGAAGTAAACGATGGATATCAGTTTTATTGGAATGATTACCATAAATCCATGACCAAGTGGTTATGGTGGCAAATTGCTAACCGTTACAAAGGGAATCCTACTGTGGCAGCTTATGATATTTTAAACGAGCCGGGTATCAAGGGCGGACTGACTACTAGTTTGCAATGGGATTTTTATGATGAGGTTTATGACGTAATCCGTAGTGTGGATTCAGATCATATTATTATTATGGAATCGTGCTGGGATGCTGCCCAACTGCCTCATCCAAACGTGTATGGATGGACTAATGTTGTTTATGAATACCATTATTATCCCTGGGACTATGTTAACGATTACAATGGGCAGGTTAATTTTGTAAATAGCAAGATAAATGACATTGCCAATGCAGGTTATAATGTGCCCACCTATGTAGGTGAATTCAATTGTTTTGGATTAGCCAATGCCTGGGAGTACACACTTAATGCTTATAATAATGAAGGATGGCATTATACATCATGGACTTACAAAGCCTTAGGCAATAATACATCGTGGGGTATATATAACCATAACCCTAGTCGTGTTGATATTTATAATAATTCTAAAAAAACCATCCGGAATAAATGGCGCAAGGTAGGTGCTTCTAATAGCTGGCGTAACAATACAGTTTACGATGCAATGGTTGAGGGACTAAAGGGTACAGCGGTTCCCAATGGGGAGTATTACTTCAAGGGAGTGAGTACCAACAAAATTATTTCGGCCGATAACGGAGGTAACGACCCACTGGTGGCTAACCGTAGTTCGTATGGAGGAGCATGGGAAACTTTTACCGTAGTGCATAACAGCGATGGCACTATTTCGCTTAAATCAGAGGCAAACGGTAAATACGTTTGTGCGGTGCACGATGAGGACAATCGCCTAATAGCCAGGAGCTCAGGAATAGGAGCCTGGGAGAAATTTTACATCGAAAAAATAACAAGTACTCAATTTGCGCTTAAGTCATCATACAATAATAAGTATGTAACAATCAACCAGGAAGCTTCAAATGTGCTATATGCAACAGCGGATGCGGTAAATCTTTGGGAAGTAATGTATATTTATAACACGGACGGAACGCAAATCATGGATTAA
- a CDS encoding triple tyrosine motif-containing protein: protein MKSNNMSSFDYFKIVHAIPSVKWLKVLSFFLLHFYGQSLLRAGELVINGTPPIIHFSHADYNGDPQFWAACQDHNGVMYFGNNDGVLIFEGENWTKVHLPNNSSVRSLLVSEDGVVFAGGFNEFGRVERDMYGQYHYVSMVHLVRPENRNFTNIWSIHELNNTLIFRSFSQIITFQNQKVSIIQASNNYHHSEVHHGQLFIHDDTSIQLLDVATTSYTKLFETSKLGGEDYLAMLPADNDQSFYILTKQGSIYEWSFNQASPHLITRVLPKNATNRLTCAIKTKSKDIYIGTLSENIQRWTIHKGRLKYNTNFPETQDNTVLALYESQEGNIWIMLNQGLDYVNLKSPLTNLFKNASISDVLFYKNKLYLATNQGVFVSSEKTLPYNFSQNDFTKIPGVEGQAWHLQVINEQILCSHDRGIFIIDETSATQIKSDNGVWKLHPVTDTPMHYFICEYDGLSLIEATEQNNFIFKQKIQGFEESGRDIMSTDEKNVYWICHGYKGVFRIKTDADHTHIVSLEHYTDKNGLPSSYNVNVHQWKDELVFTTNKGIFSFNENNKNFEPHARLNSILGTEKNIRQIITKGAIVWVIIDTELAYFNSSLDTPVIIRAPFLSLKNTFNRSLECIVPITENNVLIGTSLGLFAYHEQKEAAKDTVALQFSSISCTIKDSTFLLPIESLETPEQLPFNSTEIKFCYSSPLFQDKTNVQYSYLLEGHKRSWSEWKNASTINFNHLNSGNYTLRVKARSMSGEYSSETQYNFTIAPIWYRTPTAYFIWVITIISLLFWLLHIIKRIIRYEKEKTQKEERKLQRVLELELHQLKLEKEHQIVLKNKKKLEEDVINKSKELVNYTMLLSKKHELMTEIQKELKEINNIARNETIKTHLKKLFRRIETSLNDEQFLLLFETHFERVHENFFKSLKKVCPDLTQKELRLSALIKMELSNKEIANIQGISVRGIETARYRLRKKINISSDEHFASFFNKISDNI, encoded by the coding sequence ATGAAAAGTAATAATATGAGTTCTTTCGATTACTTTAAGATAGTTCACGCCATACCCTCGGTAAAATGGTTAAAAGTTCTTTCGTTTTTCCTTTTACATTTTTACGGGCAAAGCCTATTGCGGGCAGGTGAACTTGTTATCAACGGGACTCCCCCAATAATTCATTTCTCCCACGCAGATTATAACGGAGATCCGCAGTTTTGGGCTGCTTGTCAGGATCATAACGGTGTAATGTATTTTGGCAATAACGATGGCGTATTGATATTTGAAGGAGAAAATTGGACTAAAGTACACTTACCCAACAACAGCTCTGTGCGAAGTCTTCTTGTGTCGGAAGATGGTGTAGTCTTTGCCGGAGGCTTCAACGAATTTGGCCGAGTTGAACGCGACATGTATGGGCAATACCATTATGTATCTATGGTACACCTGGTTAGGCCCGAAAACAGGAATTTTACTAATATATGGTCAATTCACGAACTCAATAACACACTCATATTTAGGAGCTTTAGTCAAATAATAACCTTCCAAAATCAGAAAGTTAGTATTATACAGGCAAGCAATAATTATCACCACTCCGAGGTTCATCATGGGCAACTTTTCATCCATGACGACACAAGTATTCAGCTTTTGGATGTTGCAACTACCTCTTATACCAAGCTTTTTGAAACGTCGAAACTAGGTGGAGAAGACTACTTAGCCATGCTGCCCGCCGATAACGATCAAAGCTTTTACATTCTCACTAAACAAGGAAGCATCTATGAGTGGAGTTTTAATCAGGCGAGCCCGCATTTGATAACAAGAGTATTGCCAAAAAATGCTACAAACAGGCTTACCTGTGCTATAAAAACTAAATCCAAGGATATCTATATCGGAACATTAAGCGAAAATATACAACGATGGACCATCCATAAGGGACGGTTGAAATACAACACTAATTTTCCTGAAACGCAGGACAATACCGTACTGGCACTTTACGAATCGCAAGAAGGAAACATTTGGATAATGCTCAATCAAGGCTTAGACTACGTTAATCTTAAATCTCCACTGACCAACTTGTTTAAAAATGCCTCTATAAGCGATGTCCTGTTTTATAAAAATAAATTATACCTCGCCACCAATCAAGGTGTATTTGTTTCTTCAGAAAAGACGCTCCCCTACAATTTTTCACAGAATGATTTCACAAAAATTCCCGGTGTCGAGGGTCAGGCATGGCATTTACAAGTAATTAACGAGCAGATATTATGCTCACATGACAGAGGGATTTTCATTATTGACGAAACTTCTGCAACACAAATTAAGAGCGACAATGGCGTATGGAAACTACATCCGGTTACTGATACGCCTATGCATTATTTCATATGTGAGTATGATGGCTTATCACTTATTGAAGCCACAGAGCAAAACAATTTTATTTTTAAGCAAAAAATTCAGGGCTTTGAGGAGTCGGGCAGAGATATTATGAGTACAGATGAAAAGAACGTATATTGGATTTGCCACGGATACAAAGGTGTGTTTAGGATAAAAACTGATGCAGATCACACACATATTGTTAGTTTAGAGCATTATACCGATAAAAATGGTTTGCCTTCTTCCTATAATGTCAATGTTCATCAATGGAAAGATGAATTGGTGTTTACGACCAACAAGGGCATTTTTAGTTTTAACGAAAACAATAAAAATTTTGAACCTCACGCCCGCTTAAATTCCATATTAGGAACCGAAAAAAATATTCGTCAGATTATTACTAAAGGAGCTATTGTTTGGGTAATTATTGATACCGAACTGGCCTATTTTAATTCGAGTTTGGATACACCTGTCATAATCCGGGCTCCATTTCTGTCTTTAAAAAATACTTTCAACAGGAGTTTGGAATGCATTGTCCCGATTACAGAAAATAATGTGCTAATTGGAACGTCGTTGGGCTTGTTTGCATACCATGAGCAAAAGGAGGCTGCTAAGGATACGGTAGCCCTGCAGTTTTCAAGTATTTCCTGTACCATTAAAGATTCTACTTTTTTGTTGCCCATTGAAAGCCTAGAAACTCCGGAGCAACTCCCATTCAATAGCACGGAAATCAAATTCTGTTATTCTTCACCCTTGTTTCAGGATAAAACAAACGTTCAATACAGTTATTTGCTCGAAGGACATAAACGGAGCTGGAGTGAGTGGAAAAACGCCTCTACCATTAACTTTAATCATTTAAATAGCGGAAATTATACGCTTAGGGTTAAAGCCCGCAGCATGTCGGGAGAGTACAGCAGCGAAACGCAATATAATTTTACCATTGCCCCTATTTGGTACAGAACGCCCACAGCCTATTTTATTTGGGTTATTACAATCATTTCCTTGCTCTTTTGGCTGCTTCATATTATAAAAAGAATTATACGATACGAGAAAGAAAAGACGCAAAAAGAGGAGCGAAAACTCCAGCGGGTTTTAGAACTTGAACTGCATCAGCTAAAATTAGAGAAAGAACACCAGATCGTTCTAAAAAATAAAAAAAAGCTCGAAGAAGATGTTATTAATAAGAGTAAAGAACTTGTTAATTATACGATGCTATTGTCAAAAAAGCACGAATTGATGACAGAAATACAAAAAGAACTCAAAGAGATAAATAATATAGCCCGAAATGAAACCATCAAAACACATCTGAAAAAATTATTCAGGCGAATTGAAACCAGTTTAAATGACGAACAATTTTTATTACTGTTTGAAACCCATTTTGAACGTGTTCATGAAAACTTTTTCAAGTCGCTAAAAAAAGTTTGCCCTGACTTGACACAGAAAGAACTGAGGTTAAGTGCTTTGATAAAAATGGAGCTTTCAAATAAAGAAATAGCCAATATCCAAGGCATATCAGTAAGAGGTATTGAAACAGCTCGTTACAGACTTAGAAAAAAAATAAACATTAGCAGTGACGAACATTTCGCCAGCTTCTTCAATAAAATATCAGATAATATTTAA
- a CDS encoding hybrid sensor histidine kinase/response regulator yields MPKRLIYLSLLFFLNCYCCISPVLSQIVAGKRYDNISFTKIQNCDFLQYGTIESIIQDDKGFMWIATKDGLGRYDSHEIKIYRPDNNNANSISHNIITCLFKDSQGTIWAGTPEGLNRYNYKKDNFDFFRLFPAHERELRNNNIYKMAESADGKIWIVTYTDGIAIYDPESNSFTNIMHQPGIDNGLSSNNLRTILIDSKQNIWVGTRDKGVDVLDYKNNRWRHYSSDSADPFSLPNNDIRSIFEDSNGEIWIGTHGAGLARFNQANNNFKVYRSNPDQINSLASNVIWDIFEDSNKNILVCTQDGGLSLYLRGSDSFYNYLNDRTDPQSISGNVVRSIYEDTAGNLWLGLFNEGLNFINAHQKAFNVIKSNPTKPNTLSNNQVSSVLKDREGILWIGTDGGGLNRYDATKNEFKLLKNDKHDPHSLSNDKPISLAEDIAGNIWAGVYDGGLNLINKKTLKVKRFFSRENSKSPIYHVWSLLADSNKIWVGTNLGLYTIDIKTYQTKAFSFNVRDHKGTNNGEIWKIYKDSKNRILLATSSGLNVYHPDKDRFDYYEHDPNDSITISKNWITAFLEDSKKRIWIGTNGGGLNLWHEQTDTFEPFNTNNGLVNNNVFGILEDSLNNLWISTNNGLVKYNYEKNLFHNYDLNDGLQGNHFLPSSFMDKDGWMYFGGISGLTYFNPSKIKENSFIPPIVLTNFKLFNKEVDINQEDSPLHENIVIAKSLQLDYNHSFFSFNYSALNYSIPQRNRYKYKLEGFNDDWIDANNEHSVTFTNLNPGQYKFVVIGSNNDNVWNEEGASIDIVVKSPFYLSWTFIFGIVLLIMLIASSIYYYRITAVKKINSRLEAMVRRRTSQLQERNEEISIQKEELRQQRDIANDQYVKIFKQRAELEMHRSNLETLVAQRTKDLVEAKVKAEESDKLKSAFLANMSHEIRTPMNAVSGFINLLKNKSFTEKEKLHFMKVIENSHQVLLRLIDDIISLAKIESGGMNVAPTKVYLQDFLSEMNSIYYSQFVEKPKVKFVVENTLSPNTILFTDGIRLNQIISNLLNNAIKFTEEGTVRLSATQKSDQIIFSVEDTGIGISEENTEKIFERFYKIEDDSSRLYSGTGLGLAIAKSLSELLGGVLSVKSEIGKGTQFTLALPTSIISSEYEGRHSQQPDEAQSLQWASKRILIVEDEISNFRFLQFALKISCVQISHAINGKEAVDMVNKNSYDLILMDIRMPFMDGYEATKKIKRVYPHLPIIAQTAYSGGTEREAYFNAGFDDYITKPINTNHLFDVLKKYLG; encoded by the coding sequence ATGCCCAAGCGATTGATATATTTATCGTTACTGTTTTTTTTGAATTGCTATTGTTGTATATCGCCCGTATTATCACAAATAGTAGCCGGGAAAAGATATGATAACATCAGCTTTACTAAAATACAGAATTGCGATTTTTTGCAGTATGGAACCATAGAGTCAATCATTCAGGATGACAAGGGCTTTATGTGGATTGCTACCAAAGATGGGCTGGGGCGTTATGATAGCCATGAAATTAAAATTTATCGTCCGGATAACAACAATGCGAATAGTATCAGTCATAATATTATTACTTGCCTGTTTAAGGATAGCCAAGGTACTATTTGGGCCGGAACTCCTGAAGGGCTGAATCGTTATAATTATAAGAAAGATAATTTTGATTTTTTTCGGTTATTTCCTGCACATGAAAGGGAATTGCGCAACAATAATATATATAAAATGGCCGAGAGTGCCGATGGAAAGATTTGGATAGTAACCTACACCGATGGAATAGCAATATATGATCCGGAAAGTAATTCATTTACGAATATAATGCATCAGCCCGGCATCGACAACGGTTTGTCAAGCAATAATTTAAGAACCATCCTGATTGATTCGAAGCAAAATATTTGGGTAGGTACCCGGGATAAAGGTGTTGATGTGCTTGATTATAAAAATAACAGATGGCGCCATTATTCGAGCGATAGTGCAGACCCATTTTCATTACCAAATAATGATATAAGATCCATATTTGAAGATTCAAATGGGGAGATTTGGATTGGAACCCATGGAGCGGGTTTAGCTCGATTTAATCAAGCGAATAATAATTTTAAGGTTTACCGCTCTAATCCGGATCAAATCAACTCGTTGGCAAGCAATGTAATATGGGATATCTTTGAAGACTCTAACAAAAATATTCTTGTATGTACCCAGGATGGAGGTTTGTCCCTCTACCTTAGAGGGAGCGACAGCTTTTATAATTATTTAAACGATAGAACTGATCCGCAAAGTATAAGCGGAAATGTTGTTCGTTCGATTTATGAAGATACGGCCGGAAATTTATGGTTGGGATTATTTAATGAAGGGCTTAATTTTATAAATGCGCATCAAAAAGCCTTTAATGTTATTAAAAGTAATCCTACTAAGCCCAATACGCTTAGTAATAACCAAGTGTCCTCAGTGCTTAAAGATCGAGAGGGAATACTGTGGATTGGAACAGATGGCGGTGGCCTAAATCGCTATGATGCTACTAAAAATGAGTTTAAATTACTTAAAAATGACAAGCATGATCCACACTCTTTGAGCAACGATAAACCTATTAGCTTGGCGGAAGATATAGCGGGTAATATTTGGGCCGGTGTGTATGATGGAGGATTGAATCTTATCAATAAAAAAACACTTAAGGTAAAACGATTTTTTTCAAGAGAAAATAGTAAAAGCCCTATTTATCATGTGTGGAGCCTTTTAGCCGACTCCAATAAAATTTGGGTTGGAACAAATTTAGGCTTATACACGATTGATATAAAAACGTATCAAACTAAGGCCTTTTCTTTTAACGTTCGTGATCATAAAGGGACGAATAATGGTGAGATATGGAAAATATACAAGGACAGTAAAAATAGAATTCTTTTAGCTACAAGTTCCGGTTTAAACGTCTATCACCCGGATAAAGATAGATTTGATTACTATGAGCACGATCCCAATGATAGTATTACCATCAGTAAAAATTGGATAACCGCATTTTTAGAAGATTCAAAAAAAAGAATTTGGATTGGGACGAATGGCGGAGGGCTTAACTTATGGCATGAACAAACGGATACATTTGAACCCTTTAATACCAATAATGGGCTTGTTAATAACAATGTTTTTGGAATTCTTGAAGACAGCTTAAATAACCTTTGGATTAGCACCAATAATGGATTGGTAAAATATAATTACGAAAAGAATTTATTTCATAATTACGACCTGAATGATGGTTTGCAAGGCAATCATTTTCTACCCTCCAGTTTTATGGATAAGGATGGATGGATGTATTTTGGCGGAATAAGTGGTTTAACTTATTTCAATCCTTCAAAAATTAAAGAGAATTCATTTATTCCACCCATAGTGCTTACTAACTTTAAGCTATTTAATAAAGAGGTTGACATCAATCAGGAAGATAGTCCCTTACATGAGAACATAGTAATAGCCAAATCGCTCCAACTCGATTACAATCATTCGTTTTTCAGTTTTAATTACAGTGCTCTAAACTATTCTATACCACAACGTAACAGATATAAATATAAGCTCGAAGGCTTTAATGATGACTGGATAGACGCGAATAATGAACATAGTGTAACCTTTACAAATTTAAATCCGGGTCAATATAAATTTGTGGTTATAGGCTCAAATAATGATAACGTGTGGAATGAGGAGGGGGCTTCTATCGATATAGTGGTAAAGTCTCCCTTTTATCTCTCCTGGACTTTTATATTTGGCATAGTGTTGTTGATTATGTTAATTGCTTCTTCTATTTATTACTATCGTATTACGGCGGTAAAAAAAATAAACAGTAGGTTGGAGGCTATGGTGCGCAGGCGCACTTCGCAACTACAGGAACGAAATGAAGAGATAAGTATTCAAAAAGAAGAGTTGCGCCAACAACGAGATATTGCAAATGACCAGTATGTTAAAATATTTAAACAACGTGCCGAACTCGAAATGCATAGGAGTAATCTGGAAACACTGGTTGCGCAACGCACTAAGGATCTTGTGGAAGCAAAGGTTAAAGCCGAAGAGTCCGACAAGCTCAAGTCAGCATTTTTGGCTAATATGAGCCATGAGATACGTACCCCAATGAATGCTGTTTCAGGCTTTATTAATCTTCTTAAAAACAAGTCGTTTACGGAAAAAGAGAAGTTGCATTTTATGAAGGTTATTGAAAATAGCCATCAGGTTCTTCTGCGACTTATTGATGACATCATAAGCTTGGCAAAAATAGAGTCTGGTGGAATGAATGTTGCTCCAACAAAGGTTTACCTGCAGGATTTCCTATCCGAAATGAATAGTATTTACTATTCGCAATTTGTAGAGAAACCTAAGGTTAAGTTTGTTGTTGAAAACACCTTGAGCCCAAATACAATACTCTTTACCGATGGCATTCGGCTGAACCAAATCATCTCCAATTTGCTAAATAATGCTATTAAATTTACAGAGGAAGGTACTGTTCGACTTTCAGCAACGCAAAAATCAGATCAAATAATATTTAGTGTAGAGGACACCGGTATAGGAATTAGTGAGGAGAATACGGAGAAGATTTTTGAAAGATTTTATAAGATAGAAGATGACAGCTCGCGCCTGTACAGTGGCACAGGCCTGGGATTAGCCATTGCAAAAAGTTTGTCTGAACTTTTGGGAGGTGTTTTAAGCGTTAAGTCGGAGATAGGAAAAGGGACCCAATTTACTCTTGCTTTACCCACTTCAATTATTTCATCAGAATATGAGGGAAGGCATTCGCAGCAGCCTGATGAAGCACAATCATTGCAATGGGCAAGTAAGCGTATACTAATTGTTGAAGATGAGATTTCAAATTTTAGATTTCTTCAATTCGCCCTAAAAATTAGTTGCGTACAGATATCGCATGCCATAAATGGAAAAGAAGCGGTTGATATGGTAAATAAAAATTCTTACGATCTCATACTAATGGATATACGCATGCCTTTTATGGATGGCTATGAAGCAACAAAGAAAATCAAAAGAGTTTATCCCCACCTGCCTATTATTGCTCAAACAGCCTATTCGGGTGGGACAGAACGTGAAGCATACTTTAACGCTGGTTTCGACGATTATATTACCAAGCCAATAAATACAAACCACTTGTTTGACGTCCTGAAAAAATACCTTGGATAG